In Zingiber officinale cultivar Zhangliang chromosome 1A, Zo_v1.1, whole genome shotgun sequence, a genomic segment contains:
- the LOC121997332 gene encoding protein MIZU-KUSSEI 1-like produces the protein MAGPPPLPGKAAAAADPDAPEPSTVHRFPAILLQPPSQRRHNHSRSTKLLRSFRSAFRALPIIATPPGCHIPTAALSRVGSSGRRDCHVHGTRTTGTLFGHRKARITVAFQDNPRSVPLLLLQLAVPTARFMQDMGSSSLLRVALECEKKVAGAGAGEKSCVLDEPLWVAYINGRNVGYAAKRDPTELDLGVMQLLHAVSMGAGVLPGDMTDPVDGELTYMRAYFDRVTGSKDSETFYMLNPDGNDGPELSIFFVRI, from the coding sequence ATGGCAGGCCCTCCTCCCCTTCCTGGTAAGGCGGCTGCGGCGGCCGACCCCGACGCTCCAGAGCCGAGCACGGTTCATCGCTTCCCGGCCATCCTCCTCCAGCCGCCGTCGCAGCGGAGGCACAACCATTCCAGGTCCACGAAGCTGTTGCGCTCCTTCCGCTCCGCCTTCCGAGCCCTTCCCATCATCGCCACACCGCCCGGATGTCACATCCCCACCGCCGCCCTCAGCCGAGTCGGCTCCAGCGGCCGCCGGGACTGCCACGTCCACGGCACCCGCACCACCGGCACCCTGTTCGGCCACCGCAAGGCCCGCATCACGGTGGCCTTCCAGGACAACCCCCGTAGCgtgcctctcctcctcctccagcTGGCCGTCCCCACCGCCCGGTTCATGCAGGACATGGGCTCCTCCAGCCTCCTCCGCGTCGCCCTCGAGTGCGAGAAGAAGGtcgccggcgccggcgccggcgaGAAAAGCTGCGTCCTCGACGAGCCCTTGTGGGTGGCATACATCAACGGCCGAAACGTGGGCTACGCCGCCAAGAGGGACCCAACGGAGCTGGACCTCGGCGTGATGCAGCTACTCCACGCGGTGTCGATGGGAGCCGGCGTGCTGCCCGGCGACATGACCGACCCCGTCGACGGCGAGCTCACCTACATGCGGGCCTACTTCGACCGGGTCACCGGCTCCAAGGATTCCGAGACGTTCTACATGCTCAACCCCGACGGCAACGACGGCCCGGAGCTCAGCATATTCTTCGTCAGGATCTAA